The Amblyomma americanum isolate KBUSLIRL-KWMA chromosome 3, ASM5285725v1, whole genome shotgun sequence genome window below encodes:
- the LOC144123122 gene encoding uncharacterized protein LOC144123122 translates to MSDKAPSTIKELAKALNELSALFDAKHVELKDTVKTVIETELQSLKESMSLINEKFEGFRSEMVEMRKELAVTKAENEAIRSTNAHLTSELKKVRRELTDMQQYSRRNNLEIKGVPVVADENLISTMKTISGCLNTEVVESDIEVIHRVPTKKKDEQNIIVKFFSRTVRDKILKVAKKQRLNVSQLGFEGNTPVFVNEHLCPANKVLLGMAVKAKKEKKWKFTWVSDGKILMRKVENSHVLHVTSAEDLRQVL, encoded by the coding sequence ATGTCTGATAAAGCGCCGTCAACGATCAAGGAACTAGCAAAGGCCCTGAATGAGTTATCCGCTCTTTTTGATGCCAAGCATGTAGAACTGAAAGATACGGTGAAAACGGTGATTGAAACAGAGTTACAATCGCTGAAAGAATCTATGAGCTTGATCAATGAAAAGTTCGAGGGTTTCAGATCGGAAATGGTGGAGATGAGGAAAGAACTTGCTGTCACTAAAGCAGAAAATGAGGCAATAAGGAGTACTAACGCCCATTTGACATCAGAATTAAAGAAAGTCAGGAGAGAGTTGACTGATATGCAACAATACAGTCGCCGAAATAACCTGGAGATAAAGGGTGTTCCTGTGGTTGCGGACGAGAACCTCATCTCCACCATGAAAACGATTTCTGGATGCCTGAACACTGAAGTGGTCGAGTCTGACATTGAAGTTATTCATCGTGTACCTACAAAGAAAAAAGATGAACAGAACATAATTGTCAAATTTTTTTCCCGTACAGTGCGGGATAAAATTCTGAAAGttgcaaagaagcaaaggcttaatGTTTCTCAGTTGGGTTTTGAAGGCAATACGCCCGTTTTTGTGAATGAGCACTTATGTCCTGCTAATAAAGTATTGCTGGGAATGGCGgtgaaagcaaagaaagagaaaaaatggaAGTTCACGTGGGTGTCAGACGGAAAAATTTTGATGCGCAAAGTTGAAAACTCACATGTTCTTCACGTGACAAGTGCAGAAGACTTGCGACAAGTTCTCTAA